A genomic segment from Chitinophaga flava encodes:
- a CDS encoding DUF6528 family protein — MKYTLYLVTVLLFFYSEMRAFSRDTTVTGCRRCIVLAEQAEHRIAIADVNAGKIIWEWKPALCGVKPEHVKWFNNPSEAKPVLNGRYILMTASGGGVALIRIADKKTMFYAYAGGNTHSAALLPDGNIVSASSTGNFLMIFRADTTGYNANAYTKKIPVAFGHNVVWDAAGRRLWTAAMDSMKVYRYNFNRDTPDLIADTSFRLPGTEAHDLYPVYGENSLWLTNLTHVYRLDIGSRQLSPGATIQENIKSVSSGPAGFPVILGKPKESWWTDEVIDAKGQRVFMQPGLRIYKARWVLPDPFSESKTPMPAQI, encoded by the coding sequence ATGAAGTATACCCTGTATTTAGTTACTGTTTTGTTATTTTTTTATAGTGAGATGCGGGCCTTCTCCCGCGATACTACGGTGACCGGTTGTCGGCGCTGCATCGTGCTCGCAGAGCAGGCGGAGCACCGTATAGCCATTGCCGATGTAAACGCCGGAAAAATTATCTGGGAATGGAAGCCAGCCCTGTGTGGTGTAAAACCTGAACATGTCAAGTGGTTCAATAATCCCAGTGAGGCAAAGCCTGTACTCAACGGCCGTTATATCCTGATGACGGCTTCCGGCGGAGGGGTGGCGCTGATCCGTATCGCGGATAAAAAAACAATGTTTTATGCTTATGCCGGTGGCAATACCCATTCTGCGGCGCTGCTGCCGGATGGTAATATCGTCAGTGCTTCCAGTACCGGTAATTTCCTGATGATTTTCAGGGCAGATACCACCGGATATAATGCCAACGCATATACGAAAAAGATACCGGTAGCCTTCGGGCATAATGTGGTATGGGATGCTGCCGGCCGGCGCCTGTGGACGGCCGCCATGGACTCCATGAAGGTATACCGTTACAACTTCAATAGGGATACCCCCGACCTGATCGCAGATACCAGCTTCCGCCTGCCAGGTACCGAAGCGCATGACCTGTACCCGGTATATGGCGAAAACAGTTTATGGCTCACCAACCTCACCCACGTGTACCGGTTGGATATTGGCTCCAGACAATTATCTCCCGGAGCAACGATACAGGAGAATATCAAAAGTGTTTCTTCCGGTCCGGCTGGCTTTCCGGTGATCCTCGGCAAGCCTAAGGAGTCCTGGTGGACAGACGAAGTGATAGATGCAAAAGGGCAGCGCGTGTTTATGCAGCCCGGGCTCCGGATCTACAAGGCGCGCTGGGTGTTACCGGACCCTTTCAGTGAGTCGAAAACGCCGATGCCGGCCCAAATTTAA
- a CDS encoding DUF6268 family outer membrane beta-barrel protein, with product MTHLPRACHKRTAWLLPGLLLMAGAVKAQLGASNLTGPGVAINVDYLPASHYIRPEDSLKMPATTSQQRISLGAAFLLSSHVDTITGKVRTWSLGAFGTYSKFTNKDYEKQIFPDELLGTQISLLHKRTINSKWSLMAMVSAGVFTDMEKIDYEDVVINGGVIFIKRYNPRFSLGIGAVLTNSFGAPMVLPAFLLSWKTNGRFKVEVNIPEKISVSSTLNKYDDLALALRLSGAAFDVEKHPDNKRQLGYSEITVGLENTFHLTRKVDFNIAGGSVLVSSVQFREKKLSSIFSDVPSHRLATNFYLSAGVRWNFR from the coding sequence ATGACACACCTGCCTCGCGCTTGTCACAAGCGCACTGCCTGGCTATTGCCCGGACTTTTGTTAATGGCTGGCGCCGTAAAAGCACAGCTTGGCGCCAGCAACCTCACCGGCCCTGGTGTAGCTATTAATGTCGATTACCTGCCTGCCAGTCATTATATCCGGCCGGAAGACTCCCTGAAGATGCCGGCCACCACTTCACAACAGCGTATCAGCCTGGGCGCTGCATTTTTGTTATCCTCCCATGTAGACACGATCACCGGTAAAGTACGCACCTGGAGCCTCGGAGCATTTGGTACCTATTCCAAGTTTACCAATAAGGATTATGAAAAACAGATATTCCCTGATGAACTGCTGGGAACACAAATAAGTCTGTTACACAAACGTACCATCAACAGCAAATGGAGCCTCATGGCGATGGTATCTGCAGGTGTGTTCACCGATATGGAAAAAATAGACTACGAAGATGTGGTGATCAACGGCGGTGTGATTTTTATCAAACGCTACAACCCCAGATTCAGCCTGGGTATTGGCGCCGTACTCACCAACAGCTTCGGCGCACCGATGGTGCTGCCAGCCTTCCTGCTGTCATGGAAAACCAACGGCCGGTTCAAAGTTGAAGTGAACATCCCCGAAAAAATCAGTGTCAGCAGCACACTTAATAAATATGATGATCTCGCCCTTGCCCTAAGGCTTTCCGGCGCTGCCTTTGATGTAGAAAAACATCCTGACAATAAAAGACAATTAGGCTATTCAGAAATCACTGTCGGACTGGAAAACACTTTCCATCTCACACGTAAAGTAGATTTCAACATTGCCGGAGGCAGCGTTCTGGTCAGCAGTGTACAGTTTCGTGAGAAAAAACTGTCTTCCATATTTTCCGACGTACCATCCCACCGGCTTGCCACCAACTTTTACCTCAGTGCAGGGGTAAGGTGGAATTTCAGATAA
- a CDS encoding S8 family serine peptidase has translation MKKHLLFIIALCLSAAACTKKIQEPTISTPVDPLQAPGSLKGQNHLLPGTDQYRLLVKFKAAAILAVEKNQPVFAKTFAPSAASTWGRTSGNVQSFTYEQAIPFAPEEKAAMKQGRLAAATPGVFNRYAFRGLLYIKEAPTMQPADVLKLADEFEKLDIVEYAAVEPVTPPPPPVTPDYSAQQYYRNDVDATDPNVRGINAIYAWSVGVTGSGIRIADIEWGYNKNHEDLVGSRALEVLPPPDDQYKDHGTAVISILLGRNNGFGVTGLVYGADSCFVVSERVLGRPGGIAAGLARLRRGDVFLYEMQTSGSGGNYVPADFNQAVWDITKAATDSGIIVVAAAGNGDQNLDDAYYNSYRARGDNRAIIVGAGTKVSRNKASFSTYGSTVHLQGWGDWTVVSAGYGSLYNGGPDATYSKDFSGTSSATPIVASAVIAVQSWYKAHTGTVLSPLAIRNLLINTGTPQGTGGHIGPLPNIKAAIESLSASGVAAPQP, from the coding sequence ATGAAAAAGCACCTATTATTCATCATTGCTTTATGTCTGAGCGCTGCGGCATGTACCAAAAAAATTCAGGAACCAACCATTAGTACCCCTGTTGATCCGCTTCAAGCCCCAGGCAGTCTGAAAGGTCAGAACCATCTTCTACCCGGAACAGATCAATATCGGTTACTCGTAAAATTTAAAGCAGCTGCTATCCTGGCCGTCGAAAAAAATCAGCCTGTATTTGCTAAAACCTTTGCCCCATCTGCTGCCAGTACCTGGGGAAGGACCTCCGGCAATGTTCAGTCGTTTACTTATGAGCAGGCGATTCCCTTTGCACCGGAAGAAAAAGCAGCTATGAAACAAGGCCGCCTGGCAGCAGCAACACCTGGAGTTTTCAACCGCTATGCCTTCAGAGGCCTGCTTTATATAAAAGAAGCGCCCACCATGCAGCCTGCCGATGTATTAAAACTCGCAGACGAATTCGAGAAACTGGATATCGTGGAATATGCAGCCGTAGAACCAGTAACCCCACCGCCTCCTCCTGTAACACCCGACTATTCCGCGCAGCAATACTACAGAAATGACGTAGATGCCACCGATCCGAATGTGCGTGGTATCAACGCCATCTATGCCTGGTCTGTGGGTGTTACCGGCTCCGGTATTCGTATTGCCGACATTGAATGGGGATACAATAAAAATCATGAAGACCTTGTTGGCTCAAGAGCGCTGGAAGTATTACCGCCGCCGGATGATCAGTATAAAGACCACGGCACCGCTGTAATCAGCATACTGCTGGGAAGAAATAACGGCTTTGGCGTAACCGGTCTGGTATACGGAGCGGATAGTTGTTTCGTTGTCTCCGAACGTGTACTTGGAAGACCAGGCGGCATTGCAGCCGGGCTTGCAAGACTGCGCCGTGGCGATGTGTTCCTGTATGAAATGCAGACCAGCGGTTCGGGTGGTAATTATGTTCCTGCTGATTTTAATCAGGCTGTATGGGATATCACCAAAGCAGCCACTGACTCTGGTATCATTGTAGTGGCCGCAGCTGGCAATGGCGATCAAAACCTGGATGACGCCTATTATAACAGTTACCGGGCCAGAGGAGATAACCGCGCGATTATTGTGGGAGCTGGCACCAAAGTATCGCGCAATAAAGCCAGCTTCTCCACCTATGGCAGCACCGTGCATCTGCAGGGCTGGGGCGACTGGACTGTTGTCAGCGCTGGTTATGGATCTCTTTATAACGGTGGTCCCGACGCTACCTATTCAAAGGATTTTTCAGGTACTTCTTCTGCCACACCGATTGTTGCTTCTGCCGTGATTGCAGTGCAATCATGGTACAAAGCCCACACCGGCACTGTATTATCACCACTTGCCATTAGAAACCTGCTGATCAATACCGGCACGCCTCAAGGTACCGGCGGCCATATCGGACCTTTGCCCAATATCAAAGCGGCCATCGAATCACTTAGCGCCTCTGGCGTTGCAGCTCCTCAGCCATAA
- a CDS encoding TonB-dependent receptor, producing the protein MKHLYLIIGFVLMSIAVMAQNGVIKGKIKTADGEPAAFVTVGLKDTKRGTVTNEDGTFTVKNLKPGTYTIVISCTGCHKIEQTITVEADKTAEMNFDLQTTSSQLNEVVVDGTRTRTINRRPVSIGKLPVPVMDLPQSVAIIGHEVLEDQQAQRLSDVVKNVNGIYMASQRAGTQETFNARGYGFSSTNMFKNGTRVNSGAMPEMSSLERVEILKGSAAILYGNVAPGAVMNMVTKQPKFNFGGEVNLRAGSYGLLKPAFDVYGPISSKIAYRVNGTFETADSYRDQVHSKRYYINPSLLFKLSDRTELLLQGDYLKHDFTPDFGLGSFADTVINKAPRNTFYGAPWQYAHTQQSTASANIKHKFNENWSINGLISYSKYARDYYAIERIQASANGDWNRPLGRNATNEDYYAAQVDLTGKFKTGSVEHTVLAGVDADRYLTGTYAYKIPATYDIINIFDPAKYTRRTDMPGDTLSTVNNVPINRIGAYVQDLVSISEKLKVLAGVRVSYLQSESPVLYDFIKGGSKPGASRYDNAVSPRFGIVYKPIPTTAVFASYSTSFTPNTGQDIYGENVKPSIIQQYEAGVKNDFFKGLLSVNLTAYRIRNNNYAQTAPFKADGTTINTDANVKSLIGETLSQGVELDIAGHPLPGLDVIAGYSYNSMTVENTPKSQGSVIAGQRLVGNPNHTANASAFYTFQQSAVKGLKVGAGFYYIGQRYAGWNNTVGQKLIPADRLISVPGYSTLDLSAGYTFKRFAVMGKVSNVTNTYNFYVHENYSINPIPPTQFVGTVSYKF; encoded by the coding sequence GTGAAGCATTTATACTTGATTATTGGTTTTGTTCTGATGAGTATTGCGGTGATGGCCCAGAATGGCGTTATTAAAGGCAAAATCAAGACTGCAGACGGAGAGCCGGCGGCTTTTGTTACGGTAGGACTCAAAGACACTAAAAGAGGAACAGTAACCAATGAAGACGGCACCTTCACTGTTAAAAATCTTAAACCTGGTACTTATACCATCGTAATATCCTGCACCGGTTGCCATAAAATTGAGCAAACGATCACTGTAGAAGCTGATAAAACAGCTGAAATGAACTTCGATTTACAGACTACTTCCAGCCAGCTGAATGAAGTAGTAGTAGATGGTACCCGCACCCGCACTATCAACCGCAGACCGGTATCCATCGGTAAACTGCCGGTGCCGGTGATGGACCTGCCCCAGAGTGTGGCCATTATTGGTCATGAAGTACTGGAAGATCAGCAGGCACAACGTCTGAGCGATGTGGTGAAAAATGTAAACGGTATTTACATGGCCTCTCAGCGTGCTGGTACACAGGAAACCTTTAACGCCCGTGGTTATGGTTTCTCCAGCACCAATATGTTTAAAAACGGTACCCGTGTTAACTCTGGTGCCATGCCTGAAATGAGCTCCCTTGAAAGAGTGGAAATCCTCAAAGGCAGCGCAGCTATCCTGTATGGTAACGTTGCACCGGGCGCGGTGATGAACATGGTTACCAAACAACCTAAATTCAACTTCGGCGGTGAAGTGAATCTGAGAGCAGGCAGCTACGGCCTCCTGAAACCAGCATTCGACGTATATGGTCCCATCTCTTCCAAAATTGCTTACCGTGTAAATGGTACCTTCGAAACAGCTGACAGCTACCGCGATCAGGTACATTCCAAAAGATACTATATTAACCCGTCTCTGTTGTTCAAACTCAGCGACCGCACCGAACTGCTGTTACAGGGCGATTACCTGAAACACGATTTTACTCCTGACTTCGGTCTGGGTTCTTTCGCTGATACTGTGATCAACAAGGCTCCCCGCAACACCTTCTACGGTGCCCCCTGGCAGTATGCACATACGCAGCAAAGCACTGCTTCTGCCAACATCAAACATAAATTCAATGAAAACTGGTCTATCAATGGTCTGATTTCCTACTCCAAATACGCACGTGATTACTACGCGATTGAAAGAATCCAGGCATCTGCCAATGGCGACTGGAATCGTCCACTCGGAAGAAACGCTACCAACGAAGATTATTATGCAGCTCAGGTAGACCTGACCGGTAAATTTAAAACCGGAAGCGTAGAACATACCGTGCTGGCTGGTGTAGATGCGGATCGTTACCTGACTGGTACTTATGCTTATAAGATCCCGGCTACCTACGATATCATCAATATCTTTGATCCTGCTAAATACACCCGTCGTACAGACATGCCGGGCGATACGTTGTCAACTGTAAATAACGTACCTATCAACAGAATAGGCGCTTATGTTCAGGACCTCGTGAGCATCTCCGAAAAACTGAAAGTACTGGCTGGCGTAAGAGTATCTTACCTGCAGAGTGAATCACCGGTTCTTTACGATTTCATCAAAGGTGGTAGTAAGCCAGGTGCCTCCAGATACGACAATGCTGTGTCTCCCCGCTTTGGTATCGTATACAAACCAATTCCAACCACTGCTGTGTTTGCAAGCTATTCCACCTCCTTTACGCCTAACACCGGCCAGGATATCTATGGAGAGAATGTTAAACCTTCTATCATCCAGCAATATGAAGCAGGTGTGAAAAATGATTTCTTCAAAGGACTGTTATCTGTAAACCTGACAGCTTACCGCATTCGCAACAACAATTATGCACAGACAGCACCATTTAAGGCAGATGGCACCACTATTAACACCGATGCTAACGTTAAATCGCTGATCGGTGAAACCCTCAGCCAGGGCGTGGAACTGGACATCGCCGGTCATCCGCTGCCAGGTCTGGACGTAATTGCCGGTTATAGCTACAACAGCATGACGGTAGAAAATACTCCTAAATCTCAAGGTTCTGTAATAGCCGGTCAGAGACTGGTGGGTAACCCTAACCATACTGCCAACGCCAGCGCATTCTATACCTTCCAGCAGTCAGCTGTGAAAGGCCTGAAAGTAGGTGCCGGATTCTACTATATCGGTCAGCGTTATGCCGGCTGGAACAATACAGTAGGCCAGAAGCTGATTCCAGCTGACCGCCTGATTTCCGTACCTGGATATTCTACGCTCGACCTCAGCGCTGGCTACACTTTCAAACGTTTTGCTGTAATGGGTAAAGTTTCCAACGTTACCAATACTTACAACTTCTACGTACACGAAAACTACAGCATCAACCCAATACCACCTACCCAGTTTGTAGGTACCGTTTCATACAAATTCTAA
- a CDS encoding NAD(P)H-binding protein, with protein MMKATTNQAKVLILGGTGKTGRRIAQLLSEKEWPVQIGSRSADPGFDWENPATWELVLKGTEAVYLSYYPDLAVPGAVDAINTFTRTAVTCGVKKIVLLSGRGEKEAEACEEIVMNSGIDWTILRCAWFSQNFSEGYLLEPLQAGFVALPAGAVVEPFIDADDIADVAVAALTEEGHAGQLYELTGPRLLTFAEAVGEVAKATGKPIQYQEVSLDEYKAMLQEYGIPDDYIWLVSYLFSEVLDGRNAHLSDGVQRALNRAPRDFADYARETAATGIWNQQ; from the coding sequence ATGATGAAAGCAACAACTAATCAAGCGAAAGTCCTCATATTAGGTGGTACCGGTAAAACCGGCAGAAGAATAGCACAGCTCCTGAGCGAAAAAGAATGGCCCGTACAAATTGGCTCCCGTTCTGCAGATCCGGGTTTCGACTGGGAAAATCCTGCTACCTGGGAGCTGGTGCTGAAAGGAACAGAAGCTGTATACCTCAGCTATTACCCTGATCTGGCCGTTCCTGGTGCAGTAGATGCTATCAATACGTTCACGCGTACAGCTGTAACCTGCGGTGTGAAGAAGATCGTGTTGTTATCCGGCCGTGGCGAGAAAGAAGCAGAGGCCTGCGAAGAAATCGTGATGAATTCCGGAATAGACTGGACTATCCTCCGTTGTGCCTGGTTCAGCCAGAACTTCAGTGAAGGATATCTGCTGGAGCCGCTGCAGGCGGGGTTTGTAGCTCTTCCGGCCGGAGCGGTAGTGGAACCGTTTATTGATGCCGATGATATCGCTGATGTAGCGGTGGCCGCACTCACGGAAGAAGGTCATGCAGGGCAGCTGTACGAGCTTACCGGCCCGCGTTTGCTGACATTTGCTGAAGCAGTAGGAGAAGTGGCCAAAGCCACCGGTAAACCTATCCAGTACCAGGAAGTAAGCCTCGATGAATATAAAGCTATGTTACAGGAATATGGTATTCCGGATGATTATATCTGGCTGGTATCTTACCTCTTCTCTGAAGTGCTCGATGGCCGTAATGCCCATCTGTCTGATGGTGTACAGCGTGCCCTCAACAGAGCTCCCCGCGATTTCGCTGACTATGCCCGTGAAACTGCCGCTACTGGTATATGGAACCAACAATAA
- a CDS encoding YybH family protein: MKIIGNLLLILLLAGCTTKAPSDEADIASLKKTTQAIRDAFARGDVAALVKFHHPHVIKYFGGNNVVDGRQALEKGLVEMFRTARMEFVDHKLESLVIHDGTAVETSIFTIKVTPKNGEPPTLSHGRAMVVYVRDKDNPSEWVSIREMAQAAP; this comes from the coding sequence ATGAAAATAATTGGTAACCTCCTATTAATACTGCTCCTCGCAGGATGTACCACTAAAGCCCCCTCAGATGAGGCTGACATAGCATCGCTCAAAAAAACCACACAGGCCATCCGGGATGCCTTTGCCCGTGGCGATGTGGCAGCACTCGTAAAGTTTCATCATCCGCACGTCATTAAATATTTCGGTGGCAACAATGTGGTGGATGGACGGCAGGCACTGGAGAAAGGACTCGTGGAAATGTTCCGCACTGCCCGGATGGAATTTGTAGACCACAAGCTGGAAAGCCTTGTCATTCATGATGGCACAGCCGTGGAGACCAGCATTTTCACCATCAAGGTAACTCCTAAAAACGGGGAACCTCCTACCCTATCACATGGCAGAGCCATGGTGGTGTATGTCAGGGATAAAGACAACCCCAGCGAATGGGTATCTATCCGGGAGATGGCTCAGGCAGCACCATAA
- a CDS encoding SO2930 family diheme c-type cytochrome: MRKPCLPIIAFVFLVAWLYSCQQQPARQQSAVFEFKEKLSDYGFFTGALKALTPRKGVVHYELSTPLFTDYAVKDRFIVLPPGTAATYTAHGPLDFPDSTFIIKNFAYNNPQHQKVMIETRLLFKDPADKKWKVMNYLWNEQQTDAVKWIMGKKIPITLLDDNGEKVSTVYQMPNTNDCKRCHINNSVLTPIGPKARNLNFTVAGQATGQLQQWAASGLLQGLPATDVPQLPNWKDSVHYTVNQRARAYLDVNCAHCHTRGGDAFNTGLFLEYEQADSSHLGFMKEPVSAGGGAGGLNYDIISGDPAHSILLYRMNSTEPGTAMPELARTVVHKEAITLIRAWISTTAHQ; the protein is encoded by the coding sequence ATGAGGAAGCCTTGTTTGCCGATTATCGCATTTGTTTTTTTGGTAGCCTGGCTGTATAGCTGTCAGCAACAGCCGGCCAGGCAACAGTCTGCCGTATTTGAGTTTAAGGAGAAGTTATCGGATTACGGATTTTTTACCGGAGCGCTGAAAGCGCTTACACCACGGAAAGGTGTGGTACATTATGAACTGTCTACTCCGCTGTTTACAGATTATGCGGTGAAAGACCGTTTTATAGTGCTGCCGCCGGGAACAGCTGCTACCTATACAGCCCACGGCCCGCTTGACTTCCCGGACTCCACTTTTATCATCAAAAACTTTGCGTATAACAATCCGCAACATCAGAAAGTGATGATAGAAACCCGGCTGCTGTTTAAAGATCCGGCAGATAAAAAATGGAAAGTGATGAACTATCTGTGGAATGAGCAACAGACCGATGCGGTAAAATGGATCATGGGTAAAAAGATTCCGATCACCTTACTGGATGATAATGGGGAAAAAGTTTCCACTGTATATCAGATGCCCAACACCAACGATTGTAAACGTTGTCATATTAATAACAGTGTGCTGACACCGATAGGTCCCAAGGCCCGTAATCTCAACTTTACGGTGGCAGGACAGGCTACGGGGCAGTTGCAGCAATGGGCTGCGAGTGGTTTATTACAGGGACTTCCAGCTACCGATGTGCCGCAGTTGCCCAACTGGAAAGACAGTGTACACTATACCGTTAACCAGCGTGCCCGCGCCTACCTCGATGTCAATTGTGCCCACTGCCATACTCGTGGCGGCGATGCCTTTAACACCGGCCTGTTCCTGGAATATGAACAGGCAGACAGCAGCCATCTGGGTTTTATGAAAGAACCCGTTTCCGCTGGAGGTGGCGCTGGTGGCCTCAATTATGATATTATCTCCGGTGATCCGGCGCATTCTATCCTCTTATATCGTATGAACAGCACCGAACCTGGTACCGCTATGCCAGAGCTGGCCCGCACCGTTGTGCATAAAGAAGCCATCACGCTGATAAGAGCATGGATCTCAACAACGGCTCATCAATAA
- a CDS encoding parallel beta-helix domain-containing protein: MKRYVLYHLLMIALIGSLAACTMRKPEDVKGYKIRLSFGPGEETKIAEAFLSIKDSTSIFLKAGKYRFDNLSIAQVSHIKIEGAGPDKTILDFSAQSQGGEGLRVTDVKGFTIAGMTLKDSKGDLIKINKSEKVFVSYVHAVWSVSDSTTGGYAIYPVMCKNVLIENCYAQGASDAGIYVGQTDSAIVRYCKAYKNVAGCEIENTSHAEVYKNEFYGNTAGFLIFDLPDLSQRGGHVKAYNNDIHENNERNFAKAGSFGSTWGVGNAAPGSGVVILSASDIELYNNNIFNNNSCAISVVSGFFIDPNAAAKMNDHYDPIPKDIVIHNNVMIMADTFPSAVYEHHTGKILVAIAKQLKVQDPSRNKSNLPFIIYDGITSNVLTHKTGPNPDNLCIKEQEEDLFVNADALRMQTKKWRPYTDVRPFLCNQL; the protein is encoded by the coding sequence ATGAAACGATATGTTCTGTATCATCTGTTAATGATAGCCCTGATAGGCTCGCTGGCTGCCTGCACGATGAGGAAGCCGGAAGACGTGAAGGGGTATAAAATAAGACTCTCCTTTGGTCCCGGTGAAGAAACCAAAATAGCGGAAGCATTTCTGTCTATAAAAGACAGCACCAGTATCTTCCTCAAAGCAGGAAAATACCGCTTCGATAATCTCAGTATTGCGCAGGTCAGTCATATTAAAATAGAAGGCGCCGGCCCCGACAAAACTATCCTGGACTTCTCCGCCCAGAGCCAGGGTGGTGAAGGTCTCCGCGTTACCGATGTGAAAGGATTTACTATCGCGGGCATGACACTGAAGGATTCAAAAGGAGATCTTATCAAAATAAATAAAAGTGAAAAGGTATTTGTAAGTTATGTGCACGCTGTCTGGTCAGTATCTGATTCCACTACCGGTGGTTATGCCATCTACCCAGTAATGTGTAAAAATGTGCTGATAGAAAACTGTTATGCGCAGGGGGCTTCCGATGCCGGTATTTATGTAGGACAAACAGACAGCGCTATCGTTCGTTACTGCAAAGCGTATAAAAACGTGGCTGGCTGCGAAATAGAAAATACTTCTCATGCGGAGGTATACAAAAATGAATTTTATGGTAATACCGCCGGCTTCCTGATCTTCGACTTGCCGGACCTCTCACAGCGGGGCGGACATGTAAAGGCTTATAACAACGACATCCATGAAAATAACGAAAGAAATTTTGCCAAAGCCGGCAGTTTCGGCTCTACCTGGGGGGTGGGTAATGCCGCCCCCGGCAGTGGAGTGGTGATCCTGTCTGCCTCCGATATTGAGCTGTACAACAACAACATCTTCAATAACAATTCCTGCGCCATCTCCGTGGTGTCCGGCTTTTTTATTGATCCCAATGCTGCCGCTAAAATGAATGACCACTATGACCCTATACCTAAAGACATTGTTATCCATAACAACGTGATGATCATGGCTGACACTTTCCCATCGGCGGTGTATGAACATCATACCGGTAAGATACTGGTAGCGATTGCAAAACAGCTAAAGGTCCAGGACCCTTCCCGCAACAAATCCAATCTGCCTTTCATCATCTACGATGGTATCACCAGTAATGTGCTCACCCACAAGACTGGCCCCAATCCGGATAACCTCTGTATCAAAGAGCAGGAGGAAGACCTGTTTGTGAATGCCGATGCATTACGGATGCAGACTAAAAAATGGCGTCCTTACACCGATGTGAGACCATTCCTTTGTAACCAATTGTAA